The following proteins are encoded in a genomic region of Galbibacter sp. BG1:
- a CDS encoding alkaline phosphatase D family protein: MEVSKMDGAVVGTSGEVKILLKSPKDTIATEWEAVAGDSDFTLKKVFSELSSNTIYAVEILGRKNLTSIVSKVEGRFRTAPKPDEITSVFFTSSTCQYFWSYDDAERGFKIYDSMESLAPDFHCQTGDYIYYDKPGPMATNVELARHKWHAMNAWPSLRDFLRQTPIYQQKDDHDLLKDDATPFSSPFGDLSYEDGLKIWREQVPIEGKPYRTVQWGKDLQLWFVENREYRTDPNAPNPSIWGTAQILWFKETILKSKASFKILVSPTPIVGPDRSSGKKDNHANTLFEAEGDMLRDFLATNNVIVINGDRHWQYVSKDEQTRLWEISQGPSSDEHAQGWNPEDKRPEHRFLRVKGGFLTTKILRKDNVPTAIFTHYDVDGKKVHQEIIKAKL; encoded by the coding sequence ATGGAAGTTTCCAAAATGGATGGGGCGGTAGTAGGTACGAGTGGTGAAGTCAAGATTTTATTGAAGTCACCTAAAGATACTATAGCAACGGAATGGGAAGCTGTTGCTGGGGATAGCGATTTTACATTGAAAAAAGTTTTTTCTGAACTTTCGTCAAATACCATATATGCTGTGGAAATTTTAGGTAGAAAGAATCTTACATCTATCGTTTCTAAAGTAGAAGGTAGATTTAGAACTGCTCCGAAGCCCGATGAAATCACTTCGGTGTTTTTTACTTCCTCAACTTGCCAGTATTTTTGGTCTTACGATGATGCCGAGCGAGGTTTTAAAATTTATGACAGTATGGAAAGTTTAGCACCTGACTTCCATTGCCAAACAGGAGATTACATTTATTACGATAAACCCGGGCCAATGGCTACAAATGTAGAGTTGGCAAGACACAAATGGCATGCAATGAACGCTTGGCCTTCCCTACGGGACTTTTTAAGGCAAACACCAATTTATCAGCAAAAAGATGATCACGATCTCTTAAAGGATGATGCTACTCCTTTTTCTTCGCCTTTTGGGGATTTGAGCTATGAAGACGGACTAAAAATTTGGCGTGAACAAGTTCCCATAGAAGGCAAACCATATCGCACTGTACAATGGGGAAAGGACCTGCAACTTTGGTTTGTTGAAAACAGGGAGTACCGAACAGATCCAAATGCTCCAAATCCTTCTATTTGGGGTACAGCACAAATTCTTTGGTTTAAAGAAACTATTCTTAAATCCAAAGCATCTTTTAAAATATTGGTATCGCCAACTCCAATAGTAGGACCAGACAGAAGCAGTGGTAAAAAAGACAACCATGCAAACACGCTTTTTGAAGCAGAGGGAGATATGTTACGAGATTTCTTAGCAACAAATAATGTAATTGTTATTAATGGGGATAGACATTGGCAATATGTCTCTAAAGATGAACAAACCAGATTATGGGAGATTAGTCAGGGGCCTTCATCCGATGAACATGCTCAAGGCTGGAACCCTGAGGATAAGAGACCAGAACACCGCTTTTTAAGGGTAAAAGGCGGATTTTTGACTACAAAAATTTTAAGGAAAGACAATGTACCAACCGCAATTTTTACCCATTATGACGTGGATGGGAAAAAGGTGCATCAAGAAATCATAAAGGCTAAACTCTGA
- a CDS encoding nucleoside phosphorylase yields the protein MTKIADSELILNEDGSIYHLNLLPEDIADIIIIVGDPDRVAKVSQYFDRIELKKGKREFKTHTGYLNNKRISVISTGIGTDNIDIVFNELDALVNIDFENRTIKKELKSLDIIRIGTTGSLQPEIKVDDFLMSEYAVGFDSLLHFYNSEHIQHKNIQQALMQHTNWFKEKSTPYVVEFDKDLGGKLLSEGIHKGFTATNVGFYGPQSRKLRLDIQDPALNDKLASFNFNGLKVTNLEMETAGIYGLAKLLGHRAISMNCILANRPNGNFSKNPEAATQKLIEYTLNKISEF from the coding sequence ATGACAAAAATAGCAGATTCGGAGCTCATTCTAAATGAAGATGGAAGCATCTATCATTTAAACTTACTACCTGAAGATATTGCAGATATTATAATAATCGTAGGCGATCCCGATAGGGTTGCAAAAGTTTCGCAATATTTTGATCGTATTGAACTTAAAAAAGGGAAAAGGGAGTTTAAAACCCATACAGGTTATCTCAATAACAAACGTATTTCTGTAATTTCTACGGGCATTGGAACAGATAATATCGATATTGTTTTCAATGAATTGGATGCGCTGGTAAACATCGATTTCGAGAATCGAACTATAAAAAAGGAATTAAAATCGCTTGATATTATTCGTATTGGAACTACGGGATCGCTTCAACCGGAAATTAAAGTAGACGATTTTTTAATGAGTGAATATGCAGTTGGTTTCGATAGCCTCCTTCATTTTTACAATAGTGAGCACATTCAGCACAAAAACATTCAACAGGCATTGATGCAGCATACCAATTGGTTTAAGGAAAAGTCCACTCCCTACGTGGTAGAATTTGATAAGGACTTAGGGGGAAAATTACTTTCAGAAGGAATCCATAAAGGTTTTACAGCTACCAACGTTGGTTTTTACGGTCCGCAATCGCGTAAACTAAGATTGGATATTCAAGATCCTGCATTAAACGATAAATTGGCTTCTTTTAATTTTAACGGACTTAAAGTAACGAATTTGGAAATGGAGACTGCTGGAATTTATGGGTTGGCGAAACTTTTAGGACATCGTGCAATTTCTATGAATTGCATTTTGGCGAATCGCCCCAATGGTAATTTTTCTAAAAATCCAGAGGCTGCCACCCAGAAGCTTATTGAATATACCCTTAATAAAATAAGTGAGTTTTAA
- a CDS encoding DUF1835 domain-containing protein encodes MAKTLHITNGDSFTSVLKKLNIGGDIVTWREMLCEGKTINDVGSESFWKQRYDYLHKAYKITKDTFINKTLKEYRNLCNQKSQEEIVLWFEYDLFCQVNMIAVLSWLKKHRPQAAIHLVCSGDEDSSNKLYALTELSEAKLLDLYNNKLPLNKDDIEYADFIWQLYCENNPIRLQNAIQQNKSQLNYLSAAMESHLHRFPSLKNGLNELENQMLQKTISKKPKTKEEIISEMLKDQGIYGFGDMQYNKMANNLRPLYRSFNPAKLTKTGIKVAEKAENYYPNIKSDQEYLGGTPKYSFLFVEDSAQLLKL; translated from the coding sequence ATGGCTAAAACACTTCATATTACAAACGGAGACAGTTTCACTTCAGTATTGAAAAAATTAAATATTGGAGGCGATATTGTTACTTGGAGGGAGATGCTTTGCGAAGGTAAAACAATAAATGATGTTGGAAGTGAATCTTTTTGGAAACAACGTTACGATTATTTGCACAAAGCTTACAAAATCACCAAGGATACCTTTATAAATAAAACCTTAAAAGAATACAGAAACCTCTGTAACCAAAAAAGTCAAGAAGAAATTGTTTTATGGTTTGAATACGATCTTTTTTGCCAAGTAAATATGATTGCCGTATTGAGCTGGCTAAAAAAACACCGTCCGCAAGCTGCTATTCATTTGGTTTGTTCTGGTGATGAAGACAGTTCCAATAAATTATACGCACTGACTGAGCTTTCTGAAGCTAAACTACTTGATTTATACAATAATAAGTTACCACTTAACAAAGACGATATTGAGTATGCGGATTTTATTTGGCAATTGTATTGCGAAAACAATCCTATTCGTTTGCAAAATGCAATTCAACAGAATAAATCTCAATTAAATTACTTATCGGCGGCAATGGAATCGCATTTACATAGGTTCCCTAGTTTAAAGAATGGTTTAAACGAACTGGAGAACCAAATGCTTCAAAAAACAATCAGTAAAAAACCAAAAACCAAAGAAGAAATTATTTCAGAAATGCTGAAAGACCAAGGGATTTATGGTTTTGGAGACATGCAATACAACAAGATGGCCAATAACCTACGTCCGCTATATCGATCTTTTAATCCCGCTAAACTCACGAAAACTGGTATTAAAGTGGCTGAAAAAGCAGAAAATTATTATCCTAATATAAAAAGCGATCAAGAATATTTAGGAGGAACCCCCAAATATTCTTTTTTATTTGTAGAAGATTCTGCACAACTTTTAAAGCTGTAA
- a CDS encoding MFS transporter: MKKNDPYAALRYKEFNIFLIVRFALVFAWSMQFVVIEWEVYSITKDPLSLGIIGLMEVIPAVSLALFAGHIVDQKEKRNLLIKCIAGFSVISFGLFLLTWPKIVGAWSTNVVLYSIYFLVFLGGIVRSFLGPTIFSLFSLIVPKKIYPNAATWSSSVWQMGAVLGPALAGFSINWIGVHWSMCLIFGFSLIAFINLLQIPVKPILNPKIGENVFKSLREGVKFVFNTKIILGAITLDMIAVLFGGAVALLPVFAQDILHVGSQGFGILRAAPAVGALITMFTSAYFPLNKSAGMKLLGAIFGFGICIIVFGLSKYFWLSVLALFFSGMFDGISMIIRQTILQLRTPDEMRGRVASVNSMFVGSSNELGAFESGLTAKLMGTVTAVVFGGTMTLITVVTTGIISPAFRKLDLRKDIEAHEENS, encoded by the coding sequence TTGAAAAAAAATGATCCCTACGCAGCATTGCGGTATAAAGAATTCAACATCTTTTTAATTGTTCGTTTCGCATTGGTATTTGCATGGTCGATGCAATTCGTGGTAATAGAGTGGGAGGTATACAGTATTACCAAAGACCCATTGTCCTTGGGGATTATTGGTTTAATGGAGGTAATTCCTGCGGTATCCCTAGCGTTATTTGCCGGACATATAGTAGACCAAAAGGAAAAAAGAAATCTTTTAATTAAGTGTATTGCCGGTTTTTCGGTTATTAGTTTTGGATTGTTTTTACTTACTTGGCCTAAAATAGTAGGTGCTTGGTCTACAAATGTGGTGCTTTACAGTATATATTTTTTGGTATTTTTAGGGGGGATAGTACGCTCTTTTCTTGGGCCAACCATATTTTCCCTTTTCTCTTTAATTGTCCCAAAAAAAATATATCCCAATGCCGCAACTTGGAGCAGTTCTGTTTGGCAAATGGGAGCTGTACTGGGCCCAGCATTGGCTGGGTTTAGTATTAATTGGATAGGGGTACATTGGTCTATGTGTTTAATATTTGGTTTTTCCTTAATTGCCTTTATAAACTTATTACAGATTCCCGTTAAGCCAATTTTGAATCCGAAAATTGGTGAAAATGTATTTAAAAGTCTTCGAGAGGGTGTGAAATTTGTATTTAACACGAAAATAATTCTTGGGGCCATTACTTTAGATATGATTGCGGTTCTCTTTGGGGGAGCCGTTGCTTTACTTCCAGTCTTTGCGCAGGATATTTTGCACGTTGGCTCCCAAGGTTTTGGTATTTTAAGGGCGGCACCAGCAGTCGGGGCTTTAATAACCATGTTTACATCGGCATATTTCCCGCTGAACAAAAGTGCAGGAATGAAATTACTGGGAGCTATTTTTGGCTTTGGAATATGTATTATTGTATTCGGCCTCTCTAAATACTTTTGGCTTTCGGTATTGGCGCTATTCTTTAGCGGGATGTTCGACGGTATTTCCATGATTATCCGTCAGACCATCCTTCAGCTGCGCACCCCGGATGAAATGCGCGGACGGGTAGCCTCTGTAAACTCAATGTTCGTGGGTTCCAGTAACGAGCTTGGGGCTTTTGAAAGTGGTTTGACTGCAAAGCTAATGGGCACTGTTACCGCAGTGGTATTTGGTGGCACCATGACACTTATTACGGTGGTAACAACGGGTATTATTTCGCCTGCTTTTAGAAAGCTAGACCTAAGGAAGGACATAGAAGCCCATGAAGAAAACTCTTGA
- a CDS encoding uracil-DNA glycosylase — MNVAIESSWKDRLKEEFEKPYFLELTSFVKQEYKNHTCYPPGNKIFSAFDHCTFDKLKVVIIGQDPYHGPNQANGLCFSVKDGVPHPPSLINIFKELEKDVGKPYPKSGNLEPWAEQGVLLLNATLTVRAHQAGSHQNKGWETFTDAAIRKVSEEKENVVFLLWGGFAKKKVKLIDGSKHHILTTGHPSPLSANRGYWFGNNHFSKCNAILVKDNKEPIRW; from the coding sequence ATGAATGTAGCGATAGAAAGCAGCTGGAAAGATCGTTTAAAGGAAGAATTTGAAAAGCCTTATTTTTTGGAACTCACTTCCTTTGTAAAACAGGAATATAAAAACCATACATGTTATCCGCCGGGGAACAAAATCTTTTCAGCATTCGATCATTGCACCTTCGATAAACTTAAGGTTGTCATCATTGGTCAAGATCCTTATCACGGTCCGAATCAAGCAAATGGACTATGCTTTTCTGTAAAAGACGGTGTGCCGCATCCACCATCGTTGATCAATATCTTTAAGGAATTAGAAAAAGATGTGGGAAAACCATATCCAAAAAGCGGCAATTTAGAGCCATGGGCAGAGCAGGGGGTGTTGCTTCTCAACGCTACCCTTACCGTAAGGGCCCACCAGGCGGGAAGTCACCAAAACAAAGGATGGGAAACGTTTACAGATGCTGCTATTAGAAAGGTTTCAGAAGAAAAAGAAAATGTCGTTTTTTTATTGTGGGGAGGTTTTGCCAAGAAAAAGGTAAAACTGATCGACGGTAGCAAACATCATATATTAACAACCGGACACCCATCTCCCTTGAGTGCGAATAGAGGGTATTGGTTTGGCAACAACCATTTTAGCAAATGCAACGCTATTTTGGTAAAAGATAATAAAGAGCCTATACGTTGGTAA
- a CDS encoding endonuclease MutS2, translating to MNKIHTKTLQDLEFSKVLQQVSELCSTDLGKESALQIIPYRKREELLDALNLTKEYLASFENNNSIPNHYFEAISKEIQLLKIENTLIEIEGFRKIASISATTNGHILFYKKFHEYYPTLHKKAQEIEFTKEIQQKIDEVIDRFGDIKDDASETLYRLRKQINQVRSKINQSFAGALSTYSSAGLLDDIRESVIDNRRVLAVKAMYRRRVKGSIMGNSKTGSIVYIEPEATRNYNRDLNNLEYEEKEEVQKILKDLTNFLRPFRPLLIDYQNFLTLIDTVAAKAKYANKMQALLPKLNEERHFRLIDAYHPLLFLTNKAKGAKTYPQTIELHQENRIIVISGPNAGGKSITLKTVGLLQVMLQSGMLVPVHERSEMCLFDNVLTDIGDNQSIENHLSTYSYRLKNMNYFLRKCDNKTLFLIDEFGTGSDPELGGALAETFLEVFYEREAFGIITTHYANLKMLANELPHATNANMRFDSKTLEPVFKLVLGEAGSSFTFEVAQKNGIPYSLINKAKKKIERGKVRFDATIAKLQKERIKMDKTSTQLREEEVKARDEAKRLEELNTKIKAKLENYQQLYDHNQRMIYLGNKINDISEKYFINKKKRPLISEFLRIVETENSKRTKETAAKKKEERAKKKAVEAEVQKEVNVIRKKKKKEKAEKPKEPEKPKPVLKVGDRVRLTDSKSVGSIDTIEKNKAIVNYGMFTTSVSLDQLELVEAKKKK from the coding sequence ATGAATAAAATACATACAAAAACACTTCAAGACCTTGAATTTTCTAAAGTACTTCAGCAAGTTTCAGAATTATGCAGTACGGATTTGGGGAAAGAAAGTGCCTTACAAATTATTCCATACCGCAAAAGAGAAGAACTTTTAGATGCTTTAAATCTAACCAAAGAGTATTTGGCTTCTTTTGAAAACAACAACAGCATTCCCAATCATTATTTTGAAGCTATTTCCAAAGAAATTCAGCTTTTAAAGATTGAAAATACGCTTATTGAGATTGAAGGTTTTAGAAAAATCGCCTCTATATCTGCAACTACCAATGGGCATATTCTTTTTTATAAGAAATTTCACGAATACTATCCTACCCTGCATAAAAAAGCTCAAGAGATAGAATTCACCAAGGAAATTCAACAAAAAATCGACGAAGTCATCGATAGGTTTGGAGATATAAAAGATGATGCATCGGAAACGCTCTATCGGTTACGGAAACAAATAAACCAGGTTCGCTCTAAAATCAATCAAAGTTTTGCCGGAGCTTTAAGTACATATTCATCTGCGGGATTATTGGATGATATTCGGGAGAGTGTTATCGATAACCGTCGTGTATTAGCGGTAAAAGCCATGTATAGACGCCGGGTTAAAGGTTCGATCATGGGGAATTCCAAAACCGGTAGCATTGTTTATATCGAGCCAGAAGCAACACGAAATTACAATAGGGATCTAAACAATCTGGAATATGAGGAGAAAGAAGAGGTTCAAAAAATACTAAAGGATCTTACCAATTTCTTGCGTCCTTTCCGCCCTTTGTTAATCGATTACCAAAATTTCCTTACGTTGATCGATACGGTGGCTGCCAAAGCGAAATATGCCAATAAAATGCAGGCGCTATTGCCAAAACTGAATGAAGAACGACATTTTAGGTTGATTGATGCCTACCATCCCCTACTCTTTTTAACCAATAAAGCAAAAGGAGCTAAAACCTATCCGCAGACAATAGAACTGCATCAGGAAAATAGAATTATTGTGATTTCCGGGCCCAACGCGGGCGGTAAAAGTATAACGCTAAAGACTGTAGGGTTATTACAGGTAATGCTTCAAAGTGGAATGTTGGTTCCAGTTCATGAACGCAGTGAAATGTGCCTGTTCGATAATGTATTAACGGATATTGGGGACAATCAATCCATTGAAAATCACTTAAGCACCTATAGCTATCGCTTAAAAAACATGAATTATTTTCTTAGGAAATGCGATAACAAAACTCTTTTCCTTATCGATGAATTTGGAACAGGGAGTGATCCTGAACTTGGGGGAGCGCTTGCTGAAACCTTTTTAGAAGTATTTTATGAGCGGGAAGCCTTTGGAATCATCACCACACATTATGCCAACCTAAAGATGCTAGCCAACGAATTGCCTCACGCCACCAATGCCAACATGCGATTTGACAGCAAAACCTTAGAACCTGTTTTTAAGTTGGTTTTAGGGGAAGCTGGTAGTTCATTTACTTTTGAAGTGGCACAAAAAAATGGTATTCCCTACAGCCTCATCAATAAAGCCAAAAAGAAGATAGAACGAGGTAAAGTTCGTTTTGATGCTACCATTGCTAAGTTGCAAAAAGAGCGTATTAAAATGGACAAAACTTCCACACAACTGCGGGAAGAGGAAGTAAAGGCCAGGGACGAAGCTAAACGCTTGGAGGAACTCAATACCAAGATCAAGGCGAAACTAGAGAACTATCAGCAGTTATACGATCATAACCAACGAATGATTTATCTTGGAAATAAAATCAATGATATTTCAGAAAAATATTTTATCAATAAAAAGAAAAGACCTTTAATTTCTGAGTTTTTAAGAATTGTTGAAACCGAAAATTCCAAACGCACCAAAGAAACTGCAGCAAAGAAGAAAGAAGAACGTGCGAAGAAAAAGGCGGTAGAGGCTGAAGTTCAGAAAGAGGTAAATGTAATCCGAAAGAAAAAGAAAAAAGAAAAAGCAGAAAAACCTAAAGAACCCGAAAAGCCCAAACCGGTATTAAAGGTTGGAGATCGCGTTCGGTTGACCGATAGTAAATCTGTGGGAAGTATTGATACCATTGAAAAAAACAAGGCTATTGTAAACTACGGTATGTTTACCACCAGCGTAAGTCTAGATCAATTGGAACTTGTGGAAGCCAAAAAGAAGAAATAA
- a CDS encoding flagellar motor protein MotB translates to MKKTAITVFTIALLASCVSKKKYVQLEQEKGELQSQLQKTQVENEELESKFAEIQERVDEYNGKINSLTEENNSMMVTVDDVAVISEETKKQMRKTLENVDPSQLSEAKTLKDSMNLAVSYNLQKSMSNSSLNEDDDIAIDIDETVVMISISDKLLFNTASYRVSNKANDILQKLADVINSEPSIEVMVEGHTDARSIHNEKVADNWDLSVLRATSVVRKLQNDYNVAPEKLIASGRGEFQPLVSNDTKEDRAKNRRTRIVILPNINKFFALMASNE, encoded by the coding sequence ATGAAAAAAACAGCAATAACAGTATTCACAATCGCTTTATTGGCATCTTGTGTTTCTAAGAAGAAATATGTACAACTGGAACAGGAAAAAGGAGAACTCCAGAGCCAGTTACAAAAAACCCAAGTTGAGAATGAAGAGTTGGAAAGCAAATTTGCTGAAATCCAAGAACGTGTTGATGAGTACAATGGAAAAATCAACAGTTTAACAGAGGAGAATAACAGCATGATGGTTACCGTAGACGATGTGGCTGTAATCTCTGAAGAAACCAAGAAGCAAATGAGAAAAACGCTTGAAAATGTAGATCCTTCTCAATTAAGCGAAGCTAAAACTTTAAAGGATTCTATGAATTTGGCGGTTTCTTACAATCTTCAAAAATCCATGAGCAATAGCAGCTTAAATGAAGATGATGATATTGCCATTGATATTGATGAAACTGTGGTAATGATTTCTATTTCAGATAAATTGTTATTCAACACAGCAAGTTATAGAGTAAGTAATAAAGCGAATGACATACTTCAAAAATTGGCAGACGTAATCAATTCAGAACCCAGCATAGAAGTAATGGTAGAAGGACATACAGACGCTAGAAGTATCCACAACGAAAAAGTGGCAGATAACTGGGATTTAAGTGTGCTAAGAGCAACTTCTGTAGTTCGTAAACTTCAAAATGATTACAACGTAGCTCCAGAGAAACTCATTGCTTCTGGTAGAGGGGAATTTCAACCATTGGTTTCTAACGATACTAAAGAAGACAGAGCCAAAAACAGAAGAACGAGAATTGTGATATTACCAAATATCAACAAATTCTTCGCTTTAATGGCTTCCAACGAATAA
- a CDS encoding PQQ-dependent sugar dehydrogenase, whose product MKRITLLLSLSFLAFSCNTQEKKEGKTEATQETINDSITIVETAIGKLELPAPYSSEPTAKPSKVVDWPEGKTPKAPEGFTVTRFAEDLKHPRWTYVAPNGDYLVAESNSSDSANQITLLRDTDGDEIIDERHVFLKDLNKNFGMLIIGENFFVANTDGLYRYPYKHGMTKITSEGEKMVDLPAGGYNNHWTRNIITNKEKDKIYISVGSASNVGEHGMDVEKRRAAILVVNLDGSGEETYASGLRNPVGMDWNPVTGELWTAVNERDALGNNLVPDYITSVKQGGWYGWPYSYYGDIKDPRWEEEPHQEMVDKAIVPDVPTGSHTATLGLAFYTEDQFPEDYKNGAFLGQHGSWNRANFAGYKVSFVPFKEGKPQKPQDFLTGFIKSDEDAQVYGRPVGVAITPQGSLLVNDDDSGIIWKVSHK is encoded by the coding sequence ATGAAAAGAATCACGCTATTGCTTTCTCTATCCTTTTTAGCATTTTCTTGCAACACACAAGAAAAAAAAGAGGGTAAAACAGAAGCAACACAGGAAACTATAAACGATAGCATTACCATAGTAGAAACAGCCATTGGAAAATTGGAGCTGCCAGCCCCTTACAGCTCAGAGCCTACGGCAAAGCCCAGTAAGGTGGTCGATTGGCCTGAAGGCAAGACACCGAAAGCTCCAGAAGGTTTTACGGTAACGCGTTTCGCAGAAGATTTGAAACATCCACGTTGGACGTATGTAGCTCCCAACGGAGATTATTTGGTGGCAGAATCCAATTCCAGCGATAGCGCTAACCAAATTACGCTACTTAGGGATACCGATGGGGATGAAATCATTGATGAACGCCATGTTTTTCTGAAGGATTTAAACAAAAACTTCGGAATGTTAATAATAGGCGAGAACTTCTTCGTTGCGAATACCGACGGACTTTACCGGTATCCCTATAAACACGGGATGACCAAGATTACTTCAGAAGGGGAAAAGATGGTGGACTTGCCCGCTGGAGGATACAACAATCACTGGACCAGAAACATTATTACCAATAAAGAAAAGGATAAAATTTATATCTCCGTAGGTTCTGCAAGTAATGTTGGGGAACACGGTATGGATGTAGAAAAAAGAAGAGCAGCTATTCTAGTGGTTAACCTTGACGGAAGCGGTGAAGAAACATATGCCAGCGGATTGAGAAATCCCGTTGGGATGGATTGGAATCCAGTGACTGGAGAATTATGGACAGCCGTAAACGAGAGAGATGCCCTAGGGAATAATTTAGTGCCCGATTATATTACCAGCGTGAAACAAGGTGGTTGGTACGGTTGGCCTTACAGTTACTATGGCGATATTAAAGATCCGCGATGGGAAGAAGAACCACACCAAGAAATGGTCGATAAGGCAATAGTTCCAGATGTACCCACTGGAAGTCATACGGCTACATTGGGACTTGCTTTTTATACTGAAGACCAATTTCCGGAGGATTATAAAAACGGAGCCTTTTTAGGACAACATGGCTCTTGGAACCGTGCAAATTTTGCTGGTTACAAAGTTTCATTTGTTCCTTTTAAAGAAGGAAAACCTCAAAAACCTCAGGATTTTTTAACAGGTTTTATAAAAAGTGATGAAGACGCCCAAGTTTATGGTCGCCCGGTAGGGGTTGCCATTACACCACAAGGATCATTATTGGTTAATGATGACGATTCTGGGATTATTTGGAAGGTTTCCCATAAATAA
- a CDS encoding substrate-binding domain-containing protein → MKKINIVGVPEHFNLPWHLAIEDGAFHDRGIDLNWTDIPEGTGRMCQMLRDGETDIAIILTEGLVKDIVAGNPSKIVQVFVQSPLYWGVHVGSSSAYRNMEDLKGKKAAISRFGSGSHLMAYINADNQGWDYSDLKFEVVNNIDGAIEVLTEGTADYFMWEHFTTKPIVDKGIFRRIDDCPTPWPCFVIAVRDEVLSKNSSVIKHVLEVINIYTADFKDIPSIDRMLSNRYEQKIVDIQEWLSITRWSQENITPITVKNIQDQLAKLNIIESSLPYSKIVTNV, encoded by the coding sequence ATGAAAAAAATAAATATTGTAGGAGTCCCAGAACATTTTAACCTTCCATGGCATTTAGCTATTGAAGATGGTGCTTTCCATGATCGTGGAATTGATTTAAATTGGACCGATATTCCTGAGGGTACCGGAAGAATGTGCCAAATGCTTCGCGATGGGGAAACCGATATCGCCATAATCTTAACTGAAGGTTTGGTAAAAGATATTGTAGCAGGAAATCCATCTAAAATCGTTCAGGTATTTGTGCAATCACCTTTATACTGGGGTGTTCATGTAGGCAGTTCTTCTGCGTACAGAAATATGGAAGATCTAAAAGGTAAAAAAGCGGCCATATCGCGTTTCGGAAGCGGCAGCCATTTAATGGCTTATATAAATGCAGATAACCAAGGCTGGGATTACAGCGATCTTAAGTTTGAGGTAGTAAATAATATAGATGGAGCTATAGAAGTCCTCACAGAGGGAACAGCAGACTATTTTATGTGGGAACATTTTACCACCAAACCCATAGTGGATAAAGGGATATTTAGAAGAATTGACGATTGCCCTACTCCATGGCCGTGTTTTGTAATTGCTGTTCGTGATGAAGTTTTAAGCAAGAACAGTTCCGTTATTAAGCATGTCTTAGAAGTAATTAATATTTACACAGCGGATTTTAAGGATATCCCTAGTATCGACCGTATGTTATCCAACAGGTACGAGCAAAAAATAGTAGATATACAGGAGTGGCTTTCCATCACCAGGTGGAGCCAAGAAAACATAACTCCCATAACTGTTAAGAATATTCAAGATCAATTAGCGAAGCTTAATATTATTGAAAGCAGCCTGCCATACTCCAAAATTGTTACCAACGTATAG